CCCGCCAGACCAGTTATAGCTCCCTTCATGCAGGGGAAGTTCGACACGGAAGACAGAAATTTCAGTTATGCGCATTTCAATCTCCTGGAAAAACGAAAATCATTTAGGAAAAGACAACACCAAAAAGATACGAATTTCAGATCATAATAGATTGAAGGAGAGGGGGCGACCGCCTCGACGAACGTGTTGTGCGTTGGTGTGAGTCTACGCCATGCTGTAAGCCTGTTCATTCCGCGTATTCTTGCCTCGGTTTGGATTTCAGCATGCAATCGAGTACATTTGGCGAAATCATTTGCCACTCAAATATGAAGTCCCCCATGAAAAACTTCTGTTTGTATCGATTCGCGGCCGCTCTTGTTAGTGCCGTGGTTCTTCTCGTTTCTTCCGGTCTTCAGCCTCTTATGGCCCAAAAACACAGCGAGGTAACCGGACTGGCGTTCCAGGGAAAGACGGTTCGCAGTGCCCGGGTGACGGTTTTGCCGCCCGGGAATGCGGGCAACAAAACAGAAGCTGCGGTTGGTGATCGCTACGTGTCGGGCACGCGTCTGACCATTCCTCCCAATACCATCATTCAATTGAAAAGCCCCGGAGGAACACAGGTGGTCAAGTCCACCATTCAGGGAAAGGCGATGCAATATACAATCGAGTTCACCGCCAAAGGCGAAAACCACGTCACCAAAGGCCTCGGCGCCCAGATTGCCAATACCGTCCATAAAGCAGTCGGCTACAACTATAGAAACACGAACGAAAAAGGAACAACGGCTGCCAGCAAGGGAACCAGGTTTACCTTCACAGACTATTCAGACGGGAAATCCAAGAAAGCCGTTATCAGTACCGAAGAGGGAAGCATACAGATCATCGACAAGGTTCCTATCCACATTCAGGGTGCAACGCTGAAACCCAAGCGGCATGGAGACGAGTTGTCCAAATCCAATTCCGTTGTACAGTCGGCCGGTCAAGGCGCCTTTACTTCGAGCAATGCCGCTGTTGAATATAGCAACTACCAGGAAGCGATCGCCGCGTTGCAACAGGAACTCTCCGATGAC
This genomic interval from Bacteroidota bacterium contains the following:
- a CDS encoding tetratricopeptide repeat protein, translating into MKNFCLYRFAAALVSAVVLLVSSGLQPLMAQKHSEVTGLAFQGKTVRSARVTVLPPGNAGNKTEAAVGDRYVSGTRLTIPPNTIIQLKSPGGTQVVKSTIQGKAMQYTIEFTAKGENHVTKGLGAQIANTVHKAVGYNYRNTNEKGTTAASKGTRFTFTDYSDGKSKKAVISTEEGSIQIIDKVPIHIQGATLKPKRHGDELSKSNSVVQSAGQGAFTSSNAAVEYSNYQEAIAALQQELSDDAAPDELAEDYLGLGELFMEMERPLDAVPAFRYAMQYFETEYGSDDMSTLESALSLAEALLSTGNAKDEQEGSALLENSIQLLLEELEMQEDDLTFARQEDDGETVHLLCEDLVEVYAFLGWAYDVAGDEGKSTVYYTKSEKDCR